One Carboxydothermus pertinax genomic window carries:
- a CDS encoding YceD family protein, with amino-acid sequence MYLDLISIKNDKKVILEFVEKVYLQLGEDYSNFKSNKPFLVSGTVQNTENGFYLKGEITGQVATKCSLCLKEINLNLNLTVERLYKNVADEDSFPLVDFKINLDELVFEEAVLNLPLKPVCHHECKGLCPICGQNLNERECSCSSEEIDIRLLPLKEFLEKQKGV; translated from the coding sequence ATGTATTTAGATTTAATTTCTATTAAAAATGATAAAAAGGTTATTTTGGAGTTTGTTGAAAAGGTTTATTTGCAACTAGGTGAAGATTATTCAAATTTTAAGAGCAATAAGCCTTTTTTAGTCTCAGGGACTGTTCAAAATACGGAAAATGGTTTTTACCTAAAAGGTGAAATTACTGGTCAAGTTGCTACTAAATGTAGCCTTTGTCTTAAAGAAATTAATTTAAATCTTAACTTAACGGTTGAACGTCTGTATAAAAATGTTGCAGATGAGGACAGTTTTCCATTGGTAGATTTTAAAATAAATCTCGATGAACTGGTGTTTGAAGAAGCGGTGCTCAACTTGCCTTTAAAACCTGTTTGCCATCATGAGTGCAAAGGATTGTGTCCAATTTGTGGGCAGAATTTAAATGAGCGGGAGTGCAGCTGTAGCAGTGAAGAAATCGATATCCGGCTGTTGCCGCTTAAGGAGTTTTTAGAAAAACAAAAGGGGGTGTAG
- a CDS encoding beta-ketoacyl-ACP synthase III has product MSRKIKGIEILGTGHYVPERVLTNHDLERNLDTSNEWIVTRTGIRERRIAKTNETTLTMAYNAAQEALKEAKVTPEELGLIIVATATPDMIFPATAAQLQEKLGAKKAGAFDLSIGCTGFIYALVTGALYVKALDPQKVLVVGAEKLSAIVDWDDRNTAVLFGDGAGAVVLGANSQKAGILAFELGADGSGAELLKLPAGGSMLPSSHETVAKKLHYIKMNGKEVFKFAVKKIEESVQNLLHSANLEPQEIDLYLFHQANRRIIESSLERLGLGLEKTFINIERYGNTSAASIPIALNEALHEKKLTKGDKVLLAGFGAGLAWGGLILEF; this is encoded by the coding sequence ATGTCCAGGAAAATTAAGGGAATTGAAATATTGGGAACCGGACATTACGTACCAGAGAGGGTACTTACTAATCATGATTTGGAAAGAAATTTGGATACTTCTAATGAATGGATTGTTACAAGAACAGGTATTAGGGAACGAAGAATTGCCAAAACAAATGAAACGACTTTAACTATGGCCTATAATGCTGCCCAAGAAGCTTTAAAGGAAGCCAAAGTTACGCCGGAAGAATTAGGTTTAATCATAGTAGCTACTGCAACTCCCGATATGATATTTCCCGCAACGGCGGCACAACTGCAGGAAAAGCTTGGGGCAAAAAAGGCAGGGGCTTTTGACCTGTCCATAGGTTGTACTGGTTTTATTTATGCTTTAGTAACTGGTGCTTTATATGTAAAAGCATTAGACCCGCAAAAGGTATTGGTAGTGGGTGCTGAAAAGCTATCGGCCATTGTAGACTGGGATGATAGAAATACGGCGGTTTTATTTGGAGATGGCGCGGGAGCAGTTGTCCTTGGGGCTAATTCCCAAAAAGCAGGAATTTTAGCATTTGAATTGGGAGCTGACGGAAGTGGGGCAGAGTTATTAAAACTACCCGCGGGTGGTTCTATGCTTCCTTCTAGCCATGAAACCGTAGCTAAGAAACTGCACTACATAAAGATGAATGGGAAGGAAGTGTTCAAATTTGCTGTAAAAAAAATTGAAGAGTCGGTACAAAATTTGCTTCATTCTGCAAACTTGGAGCCCCAGGAAATCGACCTTTATTTATTTCATCAAGCTAATAGAAGGATAATAGAATCATCCCTGGAGCGTTTAGGTCTTGGTCTCGAAAAAACTTTTATTAATATTGAACGGTATGGTAATACTTCTGCAGCTTCCATTCCCATTGCTCTTAATGAAGCCTTACACGAAAAAAAATTAACGAAAGGAGATAAAGTTTTGCTTGCGGGATTTGGTGCAGGGCTTGCTTGGGGTGGCTTAATTTTAGAATTTTAG
- the fapR gene encoding transcription factor FapR, producing the protein MTKSPELRRKKLKEIISQNPFLTDEQLATTLGVSIQTIRLDRMILSIPEQRERIETMAQQAYQNLTSLAKEDIIGRLLVLEPEEKAVSIMEIMPEMCFQEGDIARGHFLFAQANSLAVALVPGKNVVTGIARMSFKKPVYAWQKVVATAMVRVKKQNKFYIKVVGNVENEIVYLGRFVVFKIQKEG; encoded by the coding sequence ATGACTAAGTCACCGGAACTTAGGCGAAAGAAGCTTAAGGAAATAATAAGCCAAAACCCATTTTTAACGGACGAACAATTAGCCACGACCTTAGGGGTAAGTATACAAACGATACGCCTTGATCGAATGATTCTCTCAATTCCTGAGCAGAGGGAAAGAATAGAAACAATGGCTCAACAAGCGTATCAAAATTTAACATCTTTGGCCAAAGAAGATATTATTGGTCGCCTGTTAGTATTAGAACCGGAGGAGAAGGCAGTTTCTATTATGGAGATTATGCCAGAGATGTGTTTTCAGGAAGGAGATATAGCTCGTGGACATTTTTTGTTTGCTCAAGCGAATTCCCTTGCGGTGGCACTAGTTCCAGGGAAGAATGTTGTTACAGGAATTGCCCGCATGAGCTTTAAAAAACCTGTATATGCCTGGCAAAAAGTAGTGGCAACCGCCATGGTTCGTGTAAAAAAGCAAAACAAATTTTACATAAAAGTTGTAGGAAATGTAGAAAATGAAATTGTTTATCTTGGGCGTTTTGTGGTTTTTAAAATTCAAAAGGAGGGTTAA
- the rpmF gene encoding 50S ribosomal protein L32, giving the protein MGVPKRRVSKARKNKRRAQWKISAPKLVSCPHCHQLMVPHRVCQNCGYYDGRQVVNID; this is encoded by the coding sequence ATGGGAGTACCAAAAAGGCGGGTGTCTAAAGCAAGAAAAAATAAACGGCGGGCTCAATGGAAAATTTCTGCTCCTAAACTTGTGAGTTGTCCGCATTGTCATCAGTTAATGGTACCGCATCGCGTTTGTCAGAATTGTGGTTATTACGATGGCAGGCAAGTTGTAAATATTGATTAG
- the fabD gene encoding ACP S-malonyltransferase, translating into MSKVAFVFPGQGSQYVGMGRDLYETVPLVQKYFHLANEVLGYNLTKIILDGPEEELNLTANTQPAILTLSYSLSLALEEKGYFPMVYGGHSLGEFTALTAAGVLTFEDAVRLVHIRGKLMQEAVPIGQGVMLAVMGLEKEALMEVVSEVSLAGIMEVVNFNGGGQYVLAGESKIKDKTIELLKEKGAKKIRELSVSAPFHSSLMRPAALKFQTYLEKVNFFPPKAPVVSNVSAEILNDVVKIRELLYKQMAAPVLWEQAVLEMVKTGAAHFIEIGPGKVLTGLIKRIAPVAVFNVNNLESLRILLDKPEEVG; encoded by the coding sequence ATGAGTAAGGTTGCCTTTGTTTTCCCAGGCCAGGGCTCTCAGTATGTTGGAATGGGTAGGGACTTATATGAAACCGTTCCATTGGTGCAAAAGTATTTTCATCTTGCCAACGAAGTTTTAGGCTATAATCTTACAAAAATTATTTTAGATGGTCCAGAGGAGGAGCTTAATTTAACCGCCAATACTCAACCGGCGATTTTAACACTAAGTTACTCTTTATCTTTAGCATTAGAAGAAAAAGGTTATTTTCCCATGGTTTATGGAGGACATAGTTTGGGGGAGTTTACAGCCCTTACAGCTGCTGGCGTATTAACTTTTGAAGATGCAGTAAGGCTTGTGCATATTCGGGGAAAACTTATGCAGGAAGCGGTTCCTATAGGTCAGGGAGTAATGCTAGCGGTAATGGGATTGGAAAAAGAAGCGCTTATGGAAGTGGTTAGTGAAGTGTCTTTGGCTGGCATTATGGAAGTTGTTAATTTTAATGGCGGTGGTCAATATGTGCTGGCGGGAGAAAGTAAGATAAAAGATAAAACAATTGAGCTTTTAAAGGAAAAGGGAGCGAAAAAGATAAGAGAGCTATCCGTTTCTGCCCCCTTTCATTCCTCGTTGATGCGCCCTGCTGCTTTAAAGTTTCAAACTTATTTAGAAAAGGTGAACTTTTTTCCACCTAAAGCTCCGGTTGTAAGTAATGTTTCTGCTGAAATATTAAATGATGTGGTAAAAATTCGTGAGCTTTTGTATAAACAAATGGCAGCTCCGGTTTTGTGGGAGCAGGCGGTGTTGGAAATGGTAAAAACGGGAGCTGCCCATTTTATTGAAATAGGTCCAGGTAAAGTTTTAACAGGTTTAATAAAGCGGATAGCGCCGGTTGCAGTATTTAATGTAAATAATCTTGAAAGTTTGCGGATTTTACTTGATAAGCCCGAGGAGGTTGGATAA
- the plsX gene encoding phosphate acyltransferase PlsX, with amino-acid sequence MLVVDAMGGDFAPKEIVLGAQDFVVETGKKIVLVGREKEIKKELTKKGNEIRNIEILDAPEIVTMDEKPTMALRKKESSLWKGLHLVKTGEAKGFFSAGNTGAVMATAVFSLGKIPGIDRPAIITPLPTLTGQTFLIDAGANVDVKPENLYQFAVMAEVYLKTAYRYQKPRVAILSNGEEEGKGNDLIKKTYPLLKENLAGFIGNIEGKDIFKGVADIIVADGFVGNIVLKTGEGLAESIFTLLKNDVFTGLKGKLGGLLLAKSLKKVKKRLDYAEYGGAPLLGVNGIVFIAHGRSRRIAVANGLKVMVKAVETRFLDELLKGDLNVQEN; translated from the coding sequence TTGCTGGTAGTTGATGCTATGGGAGGAGATTTTGCTCCCAAAGAGATAGTTTTAGGAGCTCAAGATTTTGTAGTTGAAACAGGAAAGAAAATAGTTTTAGTTGGCAGGGAAAAAGAAATAAAAAAAGAATTAACAAAAAAAGGAAATGAAATCAGAAACATAGAAATATTAGATGCTCCAGAAATAGTAACAATGGATGAAAAGCCAACTATGGCCTTAAGAAAAAAAGAAAGCTCCTTATGGAAGGGGCTTCATTTGGTAAAGACAGGGGAAGCAAAAGGTTTTTTTTCGGCTGGAAACACCGGCGCAGTCATGGCAACGGCAGTTTTTAGTTTGGGTAAAATACCAGGAATTGACCGGCCGGCGATAATAACGCCCCTTCCTACTTTAACGGGACAAACTTTTTTAATTGATGCCGGGGCAAATGTTGATGTGAAGCCCGAAAATCTCTATCAATTTGCGGTAATGGCCGAAGTATACTTAAAAACTGCTTATCGGTATCAAAAACCACGGGTAGCAATTTTAAGTAACGGGGAAGAAGAAGGCAAAGGAAATGACCTAATTAAAAAAACGTATCCTTTGTTAAAAGAAAATTTAGCTGGCTTTATTGGTAACATTGAAGGTAAAGATATATTTAAAGGAGTTGCGGATATTATAGTTGCCGATGGTTTTGTTGGAAATATTGTACTGAAAACCGGTGAAGGGCTTGCGGAGAGTATTTTTACTTTATTAAAAAATGACGTTTTTACTGGCTTAAAAGGGAAACTTGGAGGACTTTTATTAGCTAAGTCTTTAAAAAAAGTAAAAAAGCGTCTTGATTATGCGGAATATGGTGGAGCTCCCCTTTTGGGGGTAAACGGAATTGTTTTTATTGCCCATGGGCGCTCACGGCGAATAGCTGTTGCTAATGGCTTGAAAGTTATGGTAAAAGCAGTGGAAACTAGATTTTTAGATGAATTACTAAAGGGGGATTTAAATGTCCAGGAAAATTAA
- the fabK gene encoding enoyl-[acyl-carrier-protein] reductase FabK, with the protein MKTAITELLKIKYPILQGGMAWVATARLAAAVSNAGGLGIIGAGNATADWVRSEIQKVKKLTDKPFGVNVMLLSPHVEEVMEVIIEERVPVITTGAGNPGKYIKRLKENNIKVIPVVASVALAKRLERTGVDALIAEGHESGGHIGELTTMALVPQVVDNVSIPVIAAGGIADGRGMAAALALGAEAVQIGTRFLCAEETEIHPAVKEAVIKAGDRDTVITGASTGHPVRVIKNKLARRFLELEEQRTPPEELEKLGAGSLRRCMQEGDIEEGSLMAGQIAGLIKEIKPAGIIVEEIVQEAKEIIKKIARGIDE; encoded by the coding sequence TTGAAGACTGCTATAACTGAACTTTTAAAAATTAAATATCCAATTCTTCAAGGGGGAATGGCCTGGGTTGCAACCGCTCGCCTGGCAGCAGCGGTATCTAATGCCGGAGGGCTTGGCATTATTGGAGCAGGAAACGCAACGGCTGACTGGGTACGTTCTGAAATACAAAAAGTAAAAAAACTTACCGATAAACCTTTTGGTGTAAACGTAATGCTTCTTTCACCCCATGTAGAAGAGGTAATGGAAGTAATTATCGAAGAAAGGGTGCCAGTAATAACAACTGGAGCAGGTAATCCTGGAAAGTATATAAAAAGGCTTAAAGAAAATAACATAAAAGTAATACCAGTTGTGGCTTCAGTGGCGTTAGCCAAGCGCCTTGAGCGAACTGGAGTTGACGCTTTAATTGCTGAAGGGCACGAATCGGGTGGTCACATTGGGGAACTTACCACTATGGCTTTGGTACCACAGGTGGTAGATAACGTCTCAATACCGGTCATCGCGGCAGGGGGAATTGCTGATGGCCGGGGAATGGCTGCAGCTTTAGCTTTGGGTGCAGAGGCGGTGCAAATTGGAACCCGCTTTCTCTGTGCCGAGGAAACAGAAATCCATCCAGCAGTGAAAGAGGCAGTCATAAAAGCCGGGGATAGAGATACGGTTATTACCGGTGCATCAACCGGCCATCCAGTCCGTGTCATAAAAAATAAGTTAGCCCGGCGCTTTTTAGAATTAGAAGAACAAAGAACTCCTCCGGAAGAATTAGAAAAACTTGGTGCTGGAAGCTTAAGACGGTGTATGCAGGAAGGCGACATTGAAGAAGGTTCTCTCATGGCGGGGCAAATTGCGGGACTTATTAAAGAAATTAAACCCGCAGGGATAATAGTCGAAGAAATCGTGCAAGAGGCAAAGGAAATTATAAAAAAGATTGCGAGGGGGATAGATGAGTAA